The stretch of DNA GGTTTCATTTTTTCAGCCCCTGTTTTTGATTAGCTTTTGATTGCGCATCTTTCTTATACATAGGAATACAGAGAACTTCCATACTAATAAAAAAGGAAAGCGGGTGAAGGTTTTGCATACCGTGTGGAAAGGAAGCATCAGTTTCGGGTTGGTCAATATCCCGATCAAGCTCCATGCAGCAACTCAAGACAATGACATCAAATTACGCCAGCTGCATAAGGAATGCCATTCTCCCATCAGTTATCAGAAAGTGTGCCCTGTTTGTGATAAAGAAATCAAAAATGAAGAGATCGTGAAAGCGTACGAATACGCGAAAAACAAGTTTGTCGTTTTGGATGAAGAGGATTTGGAGAAATTGAAGAAGGAAAATGAGGACAAAGCCGTGGAAATAATCGATTTCGTCAAGCTGGAGGAAATCGACCCGATTTATTTCGAACGGAGCTACTTCATCGCTCCTGACAGCGGAGGCGGGAAAGCGTATTCTTTGCTACGGAAGACATTGGAGGATTCAGGAAAAATCGGGGTCGCCAAAATCATCATCCGTTCCAAGGAGCAACTGGCCGTTGTCCGGGTATACAAAAATGCGTTGTTGATGGAAACGATCCATTTTCCCGATGAGGTCCGGGATGTGCAGGATGTACCGAATCTGCCAAGCGGCGATACGGTTGTTCAGAAAGAATTGGACACAGCACTCTTGTTAGTCGACCAGCTGACAACCGCTTTCGAGCCTACGAAATATACGGACGAATATCGGACGGCGCTCATGGAATTGATTGAGGAAAAGAAAGCTGGCAACACCACCGTCGCAGCAACCGAGAAACAGCCAGCCGCCCCTTCCAATGTTACGGATCTCATGGCGGCATTGCAGGCGTCTTTGGATAAAACGAAAAAGAAAAAACCCGCCCCGCGTAAAAGGTCAGCTGCTAAAAAAGAAGCATGAGAGTCCCGATGTGGGGCTCCTTTCTTGTTCGGGGAACGTTAAGGCGATTTGATTGCACTCGCTCCCGGTTCGATTGCACTCAATTAGGATTGGGTTGCACACGCTATTATTTTCTTGCATTTGCAAAGTTGCTTGCACTCACGCTGGGGGTGCTTGCTCCCCGACACGAGTTGCTTGCGCACATTCCCCGTTTCCTTGCACCCCGGCATGGTTTCCTTGCACTTCCAAAGTTGCTTGCACTCACGCTGGGGCTGCTTGCTCCCCGACACGAGTTGCTTGCACTCACGCTAGGGGTGCTTGCTCCCCAACACGAGTTGCTTGCACCCACTCCCCGTTTCCTTGCACCCCGGCATGGTTTC from Bacillus sp. OxB-1 encodes:
- the ku gene encoding non-homologous end joining protein Ku, which encodes MHTVWKGSISFGLVNIPIKLHAATQDNDIKLRQLHKECHSPISYQKVCPVCDKEIKNEEIVKAYEYAKNKFVVLDEEDLEKLKKENEDKAVEIIDFVKLEEIDPIYFERSYFIAPDSGGGKAYSLLRKTLEDSGKIGVAKIIIRSKEQLAVVRVYKNALLMETIHFPDEVRDVQDVPNLPSGDTVVQKELDTALLLVDQLTTAFEPTKYTDEYRTALMELIEEKKAGNTTVAATEKQPAAPSNVTDLMAALQASLDKTKKKKPAPRKRSAAKKEA